Proteins found in one Carassius auratus strain Wakin chromosome 12, ASM336829v1, whole genome shotgun sequence genomic segment:
- the LOC113112149 gene encoding CMRF35-like molecule 8, whose amino-acid sequence MKIIWTFTLLMIPGVLSSISVTGYSGGGVSITCRYDRGYSDNNKYFCKGQWSECTDRIRTNTKNKWVDSGRFSLYDDTSAAVFTVTIRDLSEQDSGTYQCAVDKYWTDFYTEVKLNVVTADCCQKSISLSAAAGGSVNISCRYPQSHSADVKFVCRRSGSDLCAEETSVKESRRWSAEGQMQLYDDREQQLLTGIISHVTQQHSAEYWCGVQSDPGHKSFITRVLVSVTENHSTKKKTRNVA is encoded by the exons ATGAAGATCATCTGGACTTTCACTCTGCTGATGATTCCTG GTGTGTTGAGCTCCATCAGTGTGACAGGATATTCAGGAGGAGGAGTCAGCATCACATGCAGATATGATAGAGGATATTCAGACAATAACAAGTATTTTTGTAAAGGACAGTGGTCAGAGTGCACAGACCGAATCAGGactaatactaaaaataaatgggTTGATTCTGGAAGATTCTCTCTGTATGACGACACAAGTGCAGCAGTTTTCACTGTGACCATCAGAGATCTGAGTGAACAGGATTCTGGGACGTACCAGTGTGCGGTTGATAAATATTGGACTGATTTCTACACTGAAGTGAAGCTGAATGTTGTAACAG CTGATTGTTGTCAGAAGAGCATCAGTCTCTCCGCTGCTGCAGGAGGATCTGTGAACATCAGCTGCAGatacccacaatcccacagtgctGATGTGAAGTTTGTCTGCAGGAGATCTGGATCTGATCTCTGTGCTGAAGAGACGTCTGTGAAGGAGAGCAGAAGATGGAGCGCTGAGGGACAGATGCAGCTGTATGATGACAGAGAGCAGCAGCTCCTGACGGGAATCATCAGTCATGTGACTCAACAACATTCAGCTGAATACTGGTGTGGAGTTCAGTCTGATCCAGGACACAAGAGTTTCATCACACGAGTCCTCGTCAGCGTTACTG aaaaccattcgACTAAAAAGAAAACGCGTAACGTGGCGTAA